The proteins below come from a single Rhizobium sp. BT04 genomic window:
- a CDS encoding type II secretion system F family protein, with protein sequence MSSEYGIYLIVFFAVLIFSAAASELFFRQREVSVRVSKSSAATGEEFHLVDTTIADLGEAENRLIRRYFEITRRDTNVNSTQNRLIRAGYFAAGAVTTFQVVRAVVCIGVLVAAVWVLNWVSPDMSGVATLIVAMFAAGSTFILVNIYIDRRGAAKEREYRRLFPDFMDMLIVCLDAGMSIEAAANRVAREFVDKRQDFGLHLSIMMLEVRGGRRLREALANLAVRLRIDEARALSVLFRQSEELGTSVTQTLRVYCKEMRDIRIIRAEEKANALPVKMLLPLGAFLFPVSLIIVLVPVVMRVVSLLVSIKPGG encoded by the coding sequence ATGTCGAGTGAGTATGGAATTTACCTCATCGTCTTCTTTGCAGTGCTGATCTTTTCCGCAGCAGCATCGGAATTGTTTTTTCGCCAGCGCGAGGTCTCGGTTCGGGTGTCGAAGAGCTCGGCGGCAACAGGCGAAGAGTTTCACCTTGTCGATACGACGATTGCCGATCTCGGCGAGGCGGAAAACCGGTTGATCCGTCGTTATTTCGAGATTACCCGGCGTGACACCAATGTGAACTCTACTCAGAACCGGCTGATCAGGGCAGGCTATTTCGCCGCCGGTGCCGTGACCACCTTTCAGGTGGTTCGCGCCGTGGTATGTATCGGCGTGCTGGTCGCGGCGGTCTGGGTTCTCAATTGGGTCTCGCCTGATATGTCGGGGGTGGCGACGCTGATCGTTGCCATGTTTGCCGCGGGCTCCACCTTTATTCTGGTCAACATCTATATCGACCGGCGTGGCGCCGCCAAGGAGAGGGAATACCGCCGCCTTTTTCCCGATTTCATGGATATGCTGATCGTCTGCCTCGATGCGGGCATGAGCATCGAGGCGGCGGCGAACCGCGTTGCCCGGGAATTCGTCGATAAGCGTCAGGACTTCGGCCTGCATCTTTCGATCATGATGCTGGAAGTGCGGGGTGGCCGGCGATTGCGCGAGGCGCTCGCGAACCTTGCCGTCCGCCTGCGGATTGACGAAGCCCGGGCCCTATCCGTTCTGTTCCGCCAATCAGAGGAACTCGGGACCAGTGTAACGCAGACGTTGCGGGTCTACTGCAAGGAAATGCGCGACATCCGAATTATTCGCGCCGAGGAAAAGGCAAACGCCCTGCCGGTCAAGATGCTGCTGCCGCTCGGCGCGTTCCTTTTTCCGGTAAGTCTCATCATCGTTCTCGTTCCCGTCGTTATGCGAGTCGTCAGTCTTCTTGTCAGCATTAAACCCGGCGGTTGA
- a CDS encoding glycosyltransferase family 39 protein has product MTESKLRDIRWIFALLAAYFMLQVGVRLATSHSLDLDEAEQAFRSQWLAAGYGPQPPFYNWLQYTVFQLTGVSLAALSVVKNLLLFIAYLLYGLTARLVLRDKALVAIATLGLLTIPQMAFEMQRDLTHTVAVFFSASIFIYGFIRSLKQPSLASYLISGIGIGFGLLAKYNFAILPAAALIVALSDARLRPRIFDRRLVLTATVALIITLPHLFWLKGNLDFATARTLEKMTASGHASYPAQVAMGISSLALAIISFAGLTVAVFAIVFGKGLRPALTAGSQWTRLFERMMLVFLVGILSLIVFGGAAGIKDRWLVPMLFILPLYFCLKIEAAGVVTDRAFRRFMAVIAIIMIGVPAALYGSVAAARFTGHYERLNRPYATMLETLRQQAEPAAILAGDSLLAGNLRQDIPGVPVLSVDYPGFHPDLSGRRPLLLVWLLPKNGSEALPPDMAEWLQANLGAPAPGALVIDAPYFYPRGDDRYRFGYAWVNQPG; this is encoded by the coding sequence ATGACCGAAAGCAAACTTCGCGACATCAGGTGGATCTTCGCTCTGCTGGCCGCCTATTTCATGCTTCAGGTCGGCGTGCGGCTCGCCACCTCGCATTCGCTCGATCTCGACGAGGCCGAACAGGCCTTCCGCTCGCAATGGCTTGCCGCCGGCTACGGCCCACAGCCACCCTTCTACAACTGGCTGCAATATACCGTCTTTCAATTGACGGGCGTCTCGCTTGCCGCGCTTTCAGTGGTGAAGAACCTTCTGCTGTTCATCGCCTATCTGCTCTACGGCCTGACCGCGCGTCTCGTCCTGCGCGACAAGGCGCTGGTGGCGATCGCCACGCTTGGGCTGCTGACGATCCCGCAGATGGCTTTCGAGATGCAGCGCGACCTGACGCATACGGTCGCCGTGTTCTTCTCGGCCAGCATCTTCATCTACGGCTTCATTCGCAGCCTGAAGCAGCCAAGCCTTGCCTCCTATCTGATATCAGGCATCGGCATCGGTTTCGGCCTGCTAGCCAAATATAATTTCGCGATCCTGCCGGCGGCAGCTCTGATTGTCGCACTTTCGGATGCGCGACTGCGGCCGCGGATCTTCGATCGGCGGCTGGTGCTGACGGCGACGGTGGCGCTCATCATCACCCTGCCGCATCTCTTCTGGCTGAAGGGCAATCTCGATTTCGCCACCGCGCGCACGCTGGAGAAGATGACCGCGAGCGGCCATGCGAGCTATCCCGCGCAGGTGGCCATGGGGATCAGCTCGCTTGCTCTCGCCATCATCAGCTTTGCCGGCTTGACCGTGGCGGTATTCGCCATCGTCTTCGGCAAGGGCCTTCGTCCGGCGCTGACGGCGGGCTCGCAATGGACGCGGCTGTTCGAGCGGATGATGCTCGTCTTCCTGGTCGGCATTCTGTCGTTGATCGTCTTCGGCGGTGCTGCCGGCATCAAGGATCGCTGGCTGGTGCCGATGCTGTTCATCCTGCCGCTCTATTTCTGCCTGAAGATCGAGGCAGCGGGCGTCGTGACGGACCGAGCGTTCCGGCGGTTCATGGCCGTCATCGCCATCATCATGATCGGCGTGCCGGCAGCCCTTTACGGCAGCGTCGCAGCCGCACGTTTCACCGGCCATTACGAGCGGCTGAACAGGCCCTATGCCACGATGCTGGAAACGCTGCGCCAACAGGCCGAACCGGCGGCGATCCTTGCCGGCGACAGCCTGCTTGCCGGCAACCTCAGGCAGGATATTCCCGGCGTGCCGGTCCTTTCGGTGGATTATCCCGGCTTCCACCCGGATCTTTCAGGCCGGCGCCCGCTTCTCCTGGTGTGGCTCCTTCCCAAGAACGGAAGCGAAGCGCTGCCGCCTGATATGGCGGAATGGCTGCAGGCCAATCTCGGCGCGCCCGCACCCGGGGCATTGGTGATCGACGCGCCCTATTTCTATCCGCGCGGCGACGACCGCTATCGTTTCGGTTATGCTTGGGTCAACCAGCCGGGCTGA
- a CDS encoding AAA family ATPase, producing the protein MQYSLEQNRHEAIISLDPRMPMAPAGIEQAGLDPSFLLRLASKCAAEQDTTTASHLADRMKLPKVIVNILIKELVKLAYLEARGLAGEDVRSDIRYALSMKGFEYAHAASRQCQYVGPAPVSLDAFCRQVGLQSIHHERVTPERLNNSLDGLVLSDALVEKLGPAINSGRSILLYGPPGNGKTSIAERTSQLFRQTIWVPYAIEVGGHVISFYDEAVHHPVSEADTESHPKADQRWIECRRPVIKTGGELTLDQLDLTFNEGPNVYEAPIHLKASGGVFIIDDFGRQQVAPQALINRWIVPLERGYDFLTLHTGKKFRVPFDELVVFSTNIAPKDLSDEAGLRRLKYKIFVNTPSRDEYIRIFKSYASGAGLAVCDPDLNLFYDRKYNGDVLASCYHPKYLLDFVGSYCEFNGIAGNASLDMLERAWEGVFTSE; encoded by the coding sequence ATGCAGTATTCGCTCGAACAGAATCGTCACGAGGCCATCATTTCCCTCGATCCGCGTATGCCGATGGCACCGGCAGGCATCGAACAGGCCGGACTGGATCCGTCGTTCCTGCTTCGGCTGGCGTCAAAATGCGCGGCCGAGCAGGATACGACCACGGCATCTCATCTGGCTGACCGCATGAAATTGCCGAAAGTGATCGTCAATATCCTGATCAAGGAGCTCGTGAAACTCGCCTATCTCGAGGCGCGCGGCTTGGCTGGTGAGGATGTGCGATCCGATATTCGATATGCGCTTTCCATGAAGGGGTTCGAATATGCCCACGCGGCGTCGCGTCAATGCCAATATGTCGGGCCGGCGCCGGTGTCGCTCGATGCGTTCTGCCGGCAAGTCGGTTTGCAGTCCATCCATCACGAGCGCGTGACCCCGGAGCGGCTGAACAACAGCCTTGACGGGCTGGTGCTGTCGGACGCCCTGGTCGAAAAGCTCGGCCCGGCCATCAACTCCGGTCGCTCTATCCTGCTTTACGGACCACCCGGCAACGGAAAGACGAGCATCGCCGAGCGGACGTCGCAACTGTTTCGCCAAACGATCTGGGTGCCCTACGCCATCGAGGTCGGCGGCCATGTCATCAGTTTCTATGACGAAGCCGTGCATCACCCCGTATCGGAGGCTGACACGGAATCTCATCCGAAAGCGGATCAACGATGGATCGAATGCCGCCGTCCGGTGATCAAGACGGGCGGGGAATTGACCCTCGATCAGCTCGACCTCACCTTCAACGAAGGACCGAATGTCTACGAAGCGCCCATACACTTAAAGGCGTCCGGCGGCGTTTTCATCATCGACGACTTCGGGCGTCAGCAAGTGGCGCCGCAGGCGCTCATCAATCGCTGGATTGTGCCGCTCGAGCGCGGATATGACTTCCTGACGCTGCACACCGGCAAGAAGTTCAGGGTTCCCTTTGACGAACTGGTGGTATTTTCGACGAATATCGCTCCGAAGGACCTTTCCGACGAGGCGGGCTTGCGGCGACTCAAGTATAAGATCTTTGTGAACACCCCGTCGCGCGACGAATATATCAGAATTTTCAAATCCTATGCCAGCGGCGCCGGATTGGCTGTCTGTGATCCAGACCTGAACCTGTTCTACGATCGCAAGTACAACGGCGATGTGCTCGCGTCTTGCTACCATCCGAAATATCTTCTGGATTTCGTCGGATCTTACTGCGAGTTCAACGGCATAGCCGGAAACGCGTCGCTCGATATGCTCGAACGGGCGTGGGAAGGTGTCTTCACGTCGGAATGA
- a CDS encoding glycosyltransferase family 39 protein, whose translation MLERATRTIKTAGLLLAAYFVLNIALRIALPHSLELDEAEQSFFSQYLLAGYGPQPPFYNWMQYAVVSLTGMSIGALIVPKNILLFLSYLFYGLAGRRALKDEALAAVGMLALITLPQVSYMAQQDLTHTTALLFASSLFLYGFFRTLDRPDIGSYLLLGLATGIGLISKYNFALMPVAALIAILPDAEWRRRAFDWRILAAITVALVIVLPHAIWLRDNLAFASSDTLVKMAAGNEPAGIMRIGKGLLAFLVAIVAFAALPVAIFAAAFRRDFVRALSAGNRWTGMMERMMLASLAGIVLIVLVTGSTTVRERWLDPFLLVLPIYFLAKMQAAGIDLSAGLRRFRPVVPVLMACVLIALGFRVVGAGLIGTYSRPNVPMAGFSREMTRQARPALVIASDTYIGGNMRLQFPDVPVVIPYFPAPGIPAYAEAKGPVLIAWRGKTTATAADAAMPDRFSSALTAAGIAAQEIGSLSLPYYFGRQGDNFALGYAWVQPETK comes from the coding sequence ATGCTGGAGCGCGCGACGAGGACGATCAAAACCGCGGGCCTGCTGCTTGCGGCCTATTTCGTGCTCAATATCGCGCTACGCATCGCGCTCCCGCATTCGCTGGAGCTCGACGAGGCTGAGCAGTCCTTCTTCTCGCAATATCTGCTGGCGGGCTACGGCCCGCAGCCGCCCTTCTATAACTGGATGCAATATGCCGTCGTTTCGCTGACGGGCATGTCGATCGGCGCGCTGATCGTTCCGAAGAACATCCTGCTGTTCCTATCCTATCTCTTCTATGGCCTTGCCGGGCGGCGCGCGCTGAAGGACGAGGCGCTTGCCGCGGTCGGCATGCTGGCGCTGATTACCCTGCCCCAGGTCTCCTACATGGCCCAGCAGGACCTGACCCACACGACGGCGCTGCTCTTTGCCAGCTCGCTGTTTCTCTACGGCTTCTTCCGCACGCTCGACCGGCCCGATATCGGCAGTTATCTCCTGCTCGGGCTTGCGACCGGCATCGGGCTGATCTCGAAGTATAATTTCGCGCTGATGCCGGTCGCCGCCTTGATCGCCATCTTGCCCGATGCCGAATGGCGGCGCCGGGCGTTCGACTGGCGCATCTTGGCCGCGATCACTGTCGCGCTCGTCATCGTCCTGCCGCATGCGATCTGGCTGCGAGACAATCTCGCATTCGCCTCCTCCGATACTCTGGTCAAGATGGCCGCCGGCAACGAACCCGCCGGCATCATGCGGATCGGCAAGGGCCTTCTCGCCTTTCTCGTCGCCATCGTCGCCTTTGCGGCGCTGCCGGTCGCGATCTTCGCCGCCGCCTTCCGCCGGGATTTTGTCCGGGCGCTTTCGGCCGGAAACCGCTGGACCGGGATGATGGAGCGGATGATGCTCGCAAGCCTTGCCGGCATCGTCCTGATCGTGCTCGTCACCGGCTCCACCACGGTGCGTGAGCGCTGGCTCGACCCGTTCCTGCTGGTGCTGCCGATCTATTTCCTGGCGAAAATGCAGGCGGCCGGCATCGACCTTTCGGCCGGATTGCGCCGCTTCCGGCCGGTGGTGCCGGTGCTGATGGCCTGCGTGCTGATCGCACTCGGCTTCCGCGTCGTCGGCGCCGGGCTGATCGGCACCTACAGCCGGCCGAATGTGCCGATGGCGGGTTTTTCGCGCGAGATGACGCGACAGGCGCGACCGGCGCTGGTGATCGCTTCCGACACCTATATCGGCGGCAACATGCGGCTGCAGTTTCCCGATGTGCCGGTGGTGATCCCGTATTTTCCGGCACCGGGCATTCCGGCCTATGCCGAAGCCAAGGGGCCGGTGCTGATCGCCTGGCGCGGCAAGACGACGGCGACGGCTGCAGATGCGGCCATGCCGGATCGGTTTTCATCGGCGCTGACGGCGGCGGGCATTGCGGCGCAGGAGATCGGCTCGCTGTCGCTTCCCTATTATTTCGGCCGCCAGGGCGACAATTTCGCTCTCGGCTACGCCTGGGTGCAGCCGGAGACCAAATAG
- a CDS encoding RNA polymerase sigma factor, with protein sequence MESVIEEIYRTQSRRVLATLIRLLGDFDRAEEALHDAFAAAARTWPADGIPGNPFAWLVSTGRFKAIDTIRRRARFEASQHHIEDSLYTPDAREIGDMEPIEDDMLRLIFTCCHPTIPADAQMAMALREICGLTTEEIAHAFLVPAPTVAQRIVRAKGRIRAANIPYEVPAREALPARLDQVLHVIYLVFNEGYSASSGEDVVRAELSEEAIRLARLLLQLLPHPDVFGLLALLLLQDSRRSARSSEQGSLVLLADQDRSLWDRAKITEGLALLAEAMRTGEIGSYTLQAAIAAEHARAPTAEETDWRRIAFYYDLLLAAQPSAIVELNRAVAIAMAEGPAKGLDLIDAILRRELQAYHLAHSARADFLRRLGRRQEAIAAYETALSLCRQEPEQAFLRKRISELGATPERQ encoded by the coding sequence TTGGAAAGCGTGATCGAGGAAATCTACCGAACGCAGTCGCGCCGGGTGCTGGCGACGCTGATCCGCCTGCTTGGCGATTTCGATCGGGCCGAGGAAGCGCTCCACGACGCCTTTGCGGCGGCCGCACGGACGTGGCCGGCGGACGGCATTCCCGGCAATCCCTTCGCCTGGCTGGTTTCGACGGGACGTTTTAAGGCGATTGATACGATAAGGCGGCGGGCGCGCTTCGAGGCTTCGCAGCACCACATCGAGGACAGCCTCTACACGCCGGATGCCAGGGAGATCGGCGATATGGAACCGATCGAGGACGACATGCTGCGGCTGATCTTCACCTGCTGTCATCCCACCATTCCCGCCGATGCGCAGATGGCGATGGCGCTTCGGGAAATCTGCGGGCTGACCACCGAAGAGATCGCCCATGCCTTCCTTGTTCCGGCGCCGACGGTGGCACAGCGGATCGTGCGTGCCAAAGGCAGGATCCGGGCGGCGAACATCCCTTACGAGGTGCCCGCCCGCGAGGCGCTGCCTGCGCGGCTCGACCAGGTGCTGCACGTTATCTATCTCGTCTTCAACGAAGGTTATTCGGCCTCTTCGGGTGAAGATGTGGTCCGCGCCGAGCTGAGCGAAGAGGCGATACGGCTCGCACGGCTGCTTCTCCAGCTGCTGCCGCATCCCGACGTTTTCGGCCTGCTGGCGCTGCTACTGCTGCAGGATTCCCGCCGTTCCGCCCGCAGCAGTGAGCAGGGATCGCTGGTGCTGCTGGCCGATCAGGACCGCTCGCTCTGGGATCGCGCGAAGATTACCGAAGGCCTGGCGCTGCTTGCCGAGGCGATGCGGACCGGAGAGATCGGCAGCTATACGCTGCAGGCGGCGATCGCCGCCGAGCATGCCAGGGCGCCCACCGCCGAGGAGACCGATTGGCGGCGGATCGCCTTCTATTACGATCTGCTTCTGGCCGCACAGCCCTCGGCGATCGTCGAACTCAACCGCGCCGTGGCGATCGCGATGGCGGAAGGACCGGCCAAGGGGCTGGATCTGATCGACGCCATTCTCCGCCGAGAGCTGCAGGCCTATCACCTCGCCCATTCGGCGCGCGCCGACTTCCTGCGCCGTCTTGGCCGGAGGCAAGAGGCGATCGCGGCCTATGAAACGGCGCTGTCGCTCTGCCGGCAGGAGCCGGAGCAGGCGTTTCTGAGAAAGCGGATTTCAGAGCTTGGCGCGACGCCCGAGCGGCAGTGA
- a CDS encoding tetratricopeptide repeat protein, translated as MLQIRAGTKCIALLIATGAILAGCQSSGVDGLAAYGDSAKTVEDDSAVAFYKNDELITTGKLQFQEKNYGKSYAIYKRAVDVFPQDPAAWLGLAASADMVARFDTSDRAYQQLSRMIGNTPVYYNNIGYSHLLRGDLRTARRYFLKAYELDPGNEITARNLELMKNSVNYAQRG; from the coding sequence ATGTTGCAGATCAGAGCTGGAACTAAATGCATTGCGCTTTTGATAGCGACTGGAGCGATTTTAGCTGGTTGCCAGTCATCCGGCGTGGATGGCCTGGCTGCTTATGGCGATAGTGCAAAGACCGTCGAGGATGACTCAGCCGTCGCCTTCTATAAGAACGACGAGTTGATCACCACCGGCAAACTGCAGTTCCAGGAAAAGAACTACGGAAAATCCTACGCCATTTACAAGCGAGCGGTTGACGTGTTTCCGCAGGATCCGGCCGCCTGGCTAGGCTTGGCGGCCTCCGCCGACATGGTTGCCCGCTTCGACACATCAGACCGCGCCTACCAGCAGCTGTCGCGAATGATCGGCAACACCCCGGTCTACTACAACAATATCGGATATTCTCACCTGTTGCGCGGTGACTTGCGCACGGCCAGGCGGTATTTCCTGAAAGCCTATGAGCTTGATCCCGGAAACGAAATCACTGCCCGCAATCTCGAATTGATGAAGAACAGCGTGAATTACGCTCAGCGGGGATAA
- a CDS encoding glycosyltransferase family 39 protein, producing the protein MLERITRSITSASILLAVYFLLNIALRIALPHTLDLDEAEQSFYSQYLLAGYGPQPPFYNWIQYAIVSVTGISMWVLSVPKNIILFGCYLFYGLAAREVLKNRSLAAVAMLSLITLPQVGLMAQRELTHTVALLFATSLFLFGFFRTLRQPTIASYLIIGIATGIGLISKYNFAILPAAALLAVLPDREWRSRLIDWRLLPAIALAILIVLPHALWLPDNLTSASAPTLERMTAEDLAPAGLPRIGQGLLSLVIAVLGFVALPIVLLAAAFRRDFFRALSSSSPMIRVIERMMVISLIAFVAVILFAGASDIHERWLDPCLLVLPLYLFLKLETADLDLSAGLARFRPVVPVFMVVILSILLFRIVGIQYIGTYTRTNVPFSGYAAELTATRKPVLIVAGTKFVAGNMKLEFPDVPVVIPFFPGSGVPEYATAKGPVLVIWRGETADDPTIPPGFANDLVKSGIHLQELKTLTLPYLFGDGKRSFSIGYSWVEGGAK; encoded by the coding sequence ATGTTGGAGCGGATTACCAGAAGCATTACGAGCGCCAGCATTTTGCTGGCAGTCTATTTCCTGCTCAACATCGCGCTGCGCATCGCTTTGCCGCATACGCTCGATCTCGACGAGGCGGAGCAATCCTTCTATTCACAATATCTGCTTGCAGGCTACGGCCCGCAGCCGCCCTTCTACAACTGGATTCAATATGCCATCGTTTCGGTGACCGGCATATCGATGTGGGTGCTGTCGGTGCCGAAGAACATCATTCTCTTCGGCTGCTATCTGTTCTACGGGCTTGCGGCCCGCGAGGTGCTGAAGAACCGTTCGCTCGCAGCGGTCGCCATGCTGAGCCTGATCACCCTGCCGCAGGTGGGTTTGATGGCGCAGCGCGAATTGACGCATACCGTCGCCCTGCTGTTTGCGACCTCGCTCTTCCTCTTCGGTTTTTTCCGCACACTGCGACAGCCGACGATCGCAAGCTACCTGATCATCGGCATCGCCACCGGCATCGGCCTGATCTCGAAATACAATTTCGCCATCCTGCCGGCCGCCGCCCTCCTCGCCGTGCTGCCGGACCGGGAATGGCGCAGCCGTCTCATCGACTGGCGTTTGCTGCCGGCGATCGCCCTCGCCATTCTGATCGTGCTGCCGCATGCGCTCTGGCTGCCTGACAATCTCACCAGCGCTTCTGCGCCGACGCTGGAGCGGATGACCGCCGAAGACCTGGCGCCTGCCGGCCTGCCGCGCATCGGACAGGGACTGCTGTCCCTCGTCATCGCCGTCCTCGGCTTCGTCGCATTGCCGATCGTTCTCCTCGCCGCCGCCTTCCGGCGCGATTTCTTTCGCGCGCTCTCGTCTTCCAGCCCGATGATCCGCGTGATCGAGCGGATGATGGTCATCAGCTTGATCGCGTTCGTCGCCGTGATCCTCTTTGCTGGCGCCAGCGATATCCACGAGCGCTGGCTCGACCCGTGCCTGCTCGTTCTGCCGCTCTATCTGTTCCTGAAACTGGAAACCGCAGATCTCGATCTTTCCGCCGGCCTTGCCCGCTTCCGGCCCGTGGTGCCGGTGTTCATGGTCGTCATCCTGTCGATCCTTCTTTTCCGGATCGTCGGCATTCAATATATCGGCACTTATACGCGAACGAACGTCCCCTTCTCCGGCTACGCGGCTGAGCTGACCGCGACCCGCAAGCCGGTTCTGATCGTCGCCGGAACCAAGTTCGTGGCCGGCAACATGAAGCTGGAGTTTCCCGACGTTCCCGTCGTCATCCCGTTCTTCCCGGGTTCCGGGGTTCCCGAATATGCAACGGCGAAGGGGCCGGTGCTGGTGATCTGGCGCGGCGAGACCGCCGATGACCCAACGATTCCCCCCGGTTTCGCCAACGATCTCGTCAAATCGGGCATTCATCTGCAGGAGTTGAAGACGCTGACGCTGCCCTATCTCTTCGGTGACGGCAAACGCAGCTTCTCCATCGGTTACTCTTGGGTGGAGGGAGGCGCGAAATAG
- a CDS encoding glycosyltransferase family 2 protein, with the protein MQTTVEPIRGTNDPVQSLELSLVVPIFNEEESVGPLVERVVAAMAAYPHRWELILVDDGSTDATLVNARKFVGRDGLALRIVELQRNFGQTAAMQAGIDTAQGRLIATMDGDLQNDPKDIPAMVAELERRELDLLVGWRKNRKDGLLLRKIPSWCANYLIGRITGVKLHDYGCSLKIYRASIIKQVKLMGEMHRFIPAWVAGVVPSSRIGEMAVTHHAREHGVSKYGISRTFRVILDLLSVMFFMRYKARPGHFFGSLGLGLGAVAMLILIYLGFDKFIMGNDIGTRPMLMVGVVLLLSSVQMITTGILAEMIARTYYRDDASPNYIVRQIFDDQSQA; encoded by the coding sequence TTGCAGACAACGGTAGAGCCCATTCGCGGTACGAATGATCCGGTACAATCGCTCGAGCTGTCGCTGGTCGTGCCCATTTTCAACGAAGAGGAAAGCGTCGGCCCGCTTGTCGAGCGTGTCGTGGCTGCGATGGCCGCCTATCCCCATCGCTGGGAGCTGATCCTCGTCGATGACGGCAGCACGGATGCGACGCTCGTCAACGCCCGCAAGTTCGTCGGACGCGACGGGCTAGCGCTCAGAATCGTCGAGCTGCAGCGCAACTTCGGCCAGACCGCCGCCATGCAGGCCGGTATCGACACCGCCCAGGGCCGGCTGATCGCAACGATGGACGGCGACCTGCAGAACGATCCGAAGGACATTCCTGCGATGGTCGCGGAGCTGGAACGGCGCGAACTCGACCTCCTGGTCGGCTGGCGCAAGAACCGCAAGGACGGTCTGTTGCTGCGCAAGATCCCCTCCTGGTGCGCCAACTACCTGATTGGCCGCATCACCGGCGTCAAGCTGCACGATTACGGCTGCAGCCTGAAGATCTATCGTGCCTCGATCATCAAGCAGGTCAAGCTGATGGGCGAAATGCACCGCTTCATCCCGGCCTGGGTCGCCGGCGTCGTCCCGAGTTCGCGCATCGGCGAGATGGCCGTCACTCACCATGCCCGCGAGCACGGTGTTTCGAAATACGGCATTTCGCGCACCTTCCGCGTCATCCTCGACCTGCTGTCGGTGATGTTCTTCATGCGCTACAAGGCGCGGCCGGGGCATTTCTTCGGCTCGCTGGGGCTTGGCCTCGGCGCGGTCGCCATGCTGATCCTCATCTATCTCGGCTTTGACAAGTTCATCATGGGCAACGATATCGGCACACGCCCGATGCTGATGGTCGGCGTCGTGCTGCTGCTGTCGTCGGTACAGATGATCACCACCGGCATCCTGGCGGAAATGATCGCGCGCACCTATTACCGCGACGACGCCTCGCCGAATTATATCGTGCGGCAGATCTTCGACGATCAAAGCCAAGCCTAA
- a CDS encoding lysylphosphatidylglycerol synthase domain-containing protein — protein MKSSIVESRQSWFMRNRMTVLTVVIVAAYALFIQWFWGWPVIIRQWADVGAGPVIGALVLLTSTYFLRTWRIYDYFPKETAGRFTVLFRVTQIHNLLNIMLPFRTGETSFPLLMRTEFGIPLTRGTSALFVMRLLDLHALVAAAGIGFAVAAANPIVAWSLWTGFLLLPVAAFAARKPLLRLAARLLPDKAQKFVVEIENGLPLDAIAFARAWAMTIVNWLVKVMVLAWALGLMGVLPMAASFGGALGGELSSVLPVHAPGGVGTYPAGITAGAIALGASSERLALAALAQASVNAHLLIIVSALTGTAISLPLGRRAKL, from the coding sequence ATGAAGAGTTCGATCGTTGAAAGCCGGCAATCCTGGTTTATGCGCAATCGCATGACCGTTCTGACGGTCGTCATCGTCGCAGCCTATGCGCTCTTCATCCAATGGTTCTGGGGGTGGCCTGTCATCATCAGGCAGTGGGCCGATGTCGGCGCCGGCCCGGTGATCGGGGCGCTGGTCCTCCTGACGAGCACCTATTTCCTGCGCACCTGGCGCATTTATGATTATTTTCCGAAGGAGACGGCCGGCCGGTTCACGGTTCTCTTCCGCGTCACGCAGATCCACAATCTGTTGAACATCATGCTGCCCTTCCGCACCGGCGAGACCAGCTTTCCGCTGTTGATGCGCACGGAGTTCGGCATTCCGCTGACGCGCGGAACCTCGGCGCTGTTCGTCATGCGGTTGCTCGATCTGCACGCGCTTGTGGCTGCCGCCGGTATCGGTTTTGCCGTCGCTGCCGCCAATCCGATCGTGGCCTGGTCGCTCTGGACGGGTTTTCTGCTGCTGCCGGTCGCGGCTTTCGCCGCCCGTAAACCGCTGCTGCGCCTGGCCGCCAGGCTGCTGCCCGATAAGGCGCAGAAATTCGTCGTCGAGATCGAAAACGGCTTGCCGCTCGATGCCATCGCCTTTGCCCGCGCCTGGGCGATGACCATCGTCAACTGGCTGGTCAAGGTAATGGTGCTGGCCTGGGCGCTCGGCCTGATGGGCGTGCTGCCGATGGCGGCAAGCTTCGGCGGTGCGCTTGGCGGCGAGCTCTCCTCGGTGCTGCCGGTGCATGCGCCGGGCGGCGTCGGCACCTATCCGGCCGGCATCACCGCCGGCGCCATTGCCTTGGGCGCCTCGAGCGAGCGACTGGCTCTGGCGGCGCTGGCGCAGGCGAGCGTCAATGCCCACCTGTTGATCATCGTCTCGGCGCTCACCGGCACGGCGATCTCACTGCCGCTCGGGCGTCGCGCCAAGCTCTGA